In a genomic window of Bradyrhizobium ontarionense:
- a CDS encoding Crp/Fnr family transcriptional regulator: MNSLLDGALTRAGAPASSHDGIELEQLGYERASAPRSLVLSSANEIRSFAAGHTVHRAGSRAGAVFQIVTGHVKLLAPARNGGQQIVALLGAGDCFGLSDDGRNLCSAETLTPVQVRVLARGKVDSNSIHAINRQLQAQMSASFSHCVAITQLSARERLADFLTRWAKRETPQLLNGGAADAEPIELRIPLLRYEIANYLSVTTETLSRCFAEFRRRGFISTPTPKAREILRIDDFQGLLAVCSEARPEQRS, encoded by the coding sequence TCGAACAATTGGGGTATGAGCGAGCCTCCGCACCGCGCTCCCTGGTGCTGTCCAGTGCGAATGAAATTCGAAGCTTCGCGGCTGGCCATACCGTCCACCGCGCAGGATCTCGTGCCGGCGCGGTTTTTCAGATCGTAACCGGGCACGTGAAGCTGTTGGCGCCAGCACGCAACGGCGGGCAACAGATCGTGGCCCTGCTCGGAGCGGGCGATTGTTTCGGGCTGTCAGATGATGGCCGAAATCTCTGCAGCGCCGAAACCCTGACGCCGGTCCAGGTCAGGGTCCTCGCGCGCGGAAAAGTTGACAGCAACAGCATTCATGCGATCAACAGGCAGCTCCAGGCGCAGATGAGCGCGAGCTTCAGCCACTGCGTGGCAATCACGCAGCTTTCGGCCCGTGAGCGGCTCGCGGACTTCCTGACGAGATGGGCGAAGCGCGAAACGCCTCAGCTTCTGAACGGCGGAGCCGCAGATGCCGAGCCGATCGAGCTGCGCATTCCACTGCTTCGCTATGAAATCGCAAACTACCTGTCCGTGACCACCGAAACCTTGTCTCGATGCTTTGCCGAGTTTCGCCGACGCGGTTTCATCAGCACGCCTACGCCAAAGGCGCGGGAGATCCTCCGCATTGATGACTTCCAAGGTCTCCTGGCGGTGTGCTCGGAGGCTCGGCCGGAGCAGCGATCATGA